The Sinorhizobium fredii USDA 257 region AGCTCAGTCAGCTCCTCGACGCCCCCGTCCTGGGAGATATCGACCTTTGTGCGACCTTGGAAACGGGTTCGGCCATCGGCTCGCGGCTTGCCGCTCTCGGAGGCCTGCTCTGGGATTGTTTCGACGTCGCGGGCGAAGACCGTGTTTCGACGACGGCGACCACGCATCTTTTTCAGGCAGCAATGGTCATGATCCTGGAATCGCTTCCCCACAACTACAGCGCCCGACTGCACAAGCCAATGTCCCCTGCCATGCCACGAAACCTGAAACGGGCGATCGAATACATGGTTGCCAATATCGCCGAACCCATGAGCGTTGCCGATATCGCCCGGGAGGCAGGCACGAGCGTGCGCGCCTTGCAGACCGCCTTCCAGCAGTTCAAGGACACGACACCCTTGAATTTTCTGCGCCATATGCGGCTGGAGGGTGTTCGCAAAACCCTTTCCGACGATGCCAATACGCTCTCGATCGCGCAGGTGGCACGCGCCTGGGGCTTCACCCATATGGGCCGGTTTTCCGCGGTCTACCATGATGCCTTCGGCCAGACGCCGTCCGAAACGGCCAAGCTTCACAGCCGGTGCGGCATCGGCGTTCCTCCGTCACGATCAAACCGCTGATACCTATTCCGTGCCCGAACGGCGAACCTGCGCTGTCGGACGAAGGCGCTTGCACCTCCTCAGTCGTTTTGTTGCGCGATCCGGATAGCCAAGCGCCAATCGGCTAGCCAAACACGACGCTAATTTACCCCCGAATAATATTTCCCCAGCACGATCGGCACGCGAAGTAACGGAGCTGGTCACTAAAACA contains the following coding sequences:
- a CDS encoding AraC family transcriptional regulator, whose protein sequence is MRYVPHRPAFRIVKADADEMSEHYARTLSPAKVEPLDGVGPISVEDRHYSAGPFSIWAGMCHSGMKVTFSQPSDAFVLYLPHSSTMEIDVGRKRLLSTPGTAMVGNMAQFEKLTIHENRGHIGIAFDKSAMVGQLSQLLDAPVLGDIDLCATLETGSAIGSRLAALGGLLWDCFDVAGEDRVSTTATTHLFQAAMVMILESLPHNYSARLHKPMSPAMPRNLKRAIEYMVANIAEPMSVADIAREAGTSVRALQTAFQQFKDTTPLNFLRHMRLEGVRKTLSDDANTLSIAQVARAWGFTHMGRFSAVYHDAFGQTPSETAKLHSRCGIGVPPSRSNR